The genomic window GAGGCGGGGTTTTCGGAAGAGATGCGTTCGCTGCTCGTCAGGGGCGAGTTCTTTTCGCTCGACGACTCGCCGCAGATCATCCTTAGCGAGGAGTTGGTTCGCCTCCTCGGTTTTAAGGACCCGACCGACGCGATCGGGCGCACCGTGGTCGTCTCCGCCGCAGGATTGTCGGCCCAGAAGGACGCCGGGAAGTTCGAGTTCGAGAGCAAGCAGGTCGAGGTCCGCGTCATCGGCGTCTTCGGAACGACGGGGTTCGGACCCTTCGCCGCGGACCGCCGCGGCGGGGCGGCGCTGATTCCCGTCGATCTGATGCAGCACTTGCCGGGGCTCGTCGAGTCGCAGTTGGAAATGATGCGGAACTCGGGCAACGCGTCGGCCGCAGGGTACCGTCAGGTCGTCGTCCGCGCCGAAAGTCCCGCCGACGTGCAGCGCATCGCCGAAGCGATCGAAGAGCAGGGGTTCCGCGTTCGCACCATGGTCAGCCGGCTGCAGGACGCGCGCACGGCGTTTCTGTTCCTCAAGTCGCTGCTGACGCTCGTCGGTTCGGTGGCGATGGTGATCGCCGGGCTGGGGATCGCTAACACGCTGTTGATGACGGTGCTTGAACGGTACGAAGAGATCGGCCTGTACAAAGCGATCGGCGCCACCGACGGCGACGTCCGATTTCTGTTTCTGTCCGAGGCGGCCGTTCTCGGACTTGTCGGCGGGCTCATGGGGTTGGCCCTTGCGGGGGTCGTTTGCTGGGGGCTGCAGTGGGGGCTGACCGCGTATCTGGCCAATCAGGGCGTAGACCGGGAGGTCGATGCCTTTTTCTTCCCCTGGTGGCTGCTGGGGGGAGGGCTCGCGTTCTCGCTGGCGGTGAGCGTCGTCAGCGGGCTGTACCCCGCCTCGCGAGCAGCACGAGTCGAGCCGATCGAAGCGCTCCGGCGCGGTTGAACGAGGCTACGTCGCCGCTTGCGCGTCGGGGCGGCCTGGGGAGTGTCTTGCTCTCCGTCTTGGCGAGCAAGCCTTGAACAGAGAGGCATGCGGGGCACGGCGATTACGGAGGTCCGCCAGGATGCTCCGAGAGTCTTCGGCGGACTGTGCGGCGAAATCCCAGGCTTTGAGGACCCTGTGCAGTCACGCCCCGGGGCCGATCGGGAGCCGCAGCCGGCAATCCGTCCGGGATTCGCCCCCGCGACCGCCCATCGCCAAGGCGTCGGCGATCCACTAAAATGCTC from Pirellulales bacterium includes these protein-coding regions:
- a CDS encoding ABC transporter permease, coding for MRVWELFRQAMIGATRARLRSTLTAAGIAIGCGALVTMVAFALGLQQQIELPFKKLGLLNEIRVSVSRGESPNSAVDESQAAESRRLNEEALEGFRRLPGVKYAYPDLRMTSVGVEYEGRKESVLALAAPREAGFSEEMRSLLVRGEFFSLDDSPQIILSEELVRLLGFKDPTDAIGRTVVVSAAGLSAQKDAGKFEFESKQVEVRVIGVFGTTGFGPFAADRRGGAALIPVDLMQHLPGLVESQLEMMRNSGNASAAGYRQVVVRAESPADVQRIAEAIEEQGFRVRTMVSRLQDARTAFLFLKSLLTLVGSVAMVIAGLGIANTLLMTVLERYEEIGLYKAIGATDGDVRFLFLSEAAVLGLVGGLMGLALAGVVCWGLQWGLTAYLANQGVDREVDAFFFPWWLLGGGLAFSLAVSVVSGLYPASRAARVEPIEALRRG